The following proteins are co-located in the Neofelis nebulosa isolate mNeoNeb1 chromosome 18, mNeoNeb1.pri, whole genome shotgun sequence genome:
- the ZKSCAN2 gene encoding zinc finger protein with KRAB and SCAN domains 2, translated as MDASLDPQMDAPLEVEGCLIMKVEKDPEWASEPTLEGSESSESETFRKCFRQFCYEDVTGPHEAFSKLWELCCRWLKPEMRSKEQILELLVIEQFLTILPEKIQAWAQKQCPESGEEAVALVIHLEKETGRLRQQVSSPVHSEKQVPLGAAWEVTDFQPEQVETQPRLVSLEEAGSLRSGREEQLNWKREHRPLPKNARPSPWLPVPATEWNNIGQERTTTPLPVVSQGPVKDVRVARGFSYKKSVHQVPVHRDLYRDIRKESAGNMVSLGSTVSVSNKIARLEQRKEPWTLGVHSSNKRSILRSNYIKEKPVHATQIPARSAGRMWGEQQHWGLEDEKIAGVHWSYEETKTFLTILKESRFYETLQACPRNSQVYGAVAEWLRECGFLRTPEQCRTKFKSLQKSYRKVRNGHVLEPCAFFEDMDALLNPAAHASAADKPKEIISLPRLKRVDVNAKEQTSLLEEEEAAEASDGDERGVAFIRKSEIRGAPVLFQNLSGVHWGYEETKTFLDILRETRFYEALQACHRKSKLYGAVAEQLRECGFLRTPEQCRTKFKSLQKSYRKVKNGHVLESCAFYKEMDALINSRATAPSADTPEEVPSPSGQEREEVEMESQEPTGWEPEETSQEATGEDSGSERTSEEEIVHESEFQGPPGLLQSPSDFEIGRSIKEDATQVIYKDTEQHRALIEKSKRVVSQNADPGKYRKRECISGRQWESLQAARQGKLMSQPRDLGRAAAHPRPLVGRRPYRLLKYGDGFGRNARLMCRVTHQKENPYQCGVCGKCFGRSRSLIRHQRIHTGEKPFKCLDCGKSFNDSSNFGAHQRIHTGEKPYRCGECGKCFSQSSSLIIHQRTHTGEKPYQCGECGKSFTNSSHFSAHRRVHTGENPYKCVDCEKSFNNCTRFREHRRIHTGEKPYGCAQCGKRFSKSSVLAKHREVHSREKLLPHPPPACALESPPKGKTDDFRKTF; from the exons ATGGATGCATCCCTGGACCCTCAGATGGACGCACCCCTGGAGGTTGAGGGATGCTTAATAATGAAGGTAGAAAAGGACCCCGAGTGGGCATCGGAGCCCACTCTGGAAGGATCGGAGAGCTCTGAGTCTGAGACCTTTCGCAAATGCTTCAGGCAATTCTGTTACGAGGATGTGACTGGACCCCATGAAGCTTTCAGTAAACTCTGGGAACTTTGCTGCCGGTGGCTGAAGCCCGAAATGCGTTCCAAGGAGCAGATCCTTGAGCTGCTGGTGATTGAACAGTTTCTCACCATTTTGCCCGAGAAGATTCAGGCGTGGGCTCAGAAACAGTGTCCGGAAAGTGGAGAGGAGGCGGTGGCCCTGGTAATACATTTGGAGAAAGAGACTGGAAGACTAAGACAGCAG GTTAGCAGTCCTGTGCACTCAGAGAAGCAGGTACCACTGGGAGCAGCATGGGAGGTAACGGACTTTCAGCCAGAGCAGGTGGAGACCCAACCCAGACTGGTGTCTCTGGAGGAAGCTGGAAGCCTCCGCTCAGGACGGGAGGAGCAGCTGAACTGGAAGAGAGAGCATCGGCCCTTACCCAAGAATG CTCGGCCTTCTCCCTGGCTTCCTGTCCCTGCTACTGAATGGAACAACATAGGTCAGGAAAGAACAACCACACCACTACCTGTTGTGTCTCAG GGGCCGGTGAAAGATGTCCGCGTGGCGAGAGGCTTTTCCTACAAAAAGAGCGTACATCAGGTTCCCGTTCACAGAGACCTGTACCGGGATATTAGGAAAGAGAGTGCTGGGAACATGGTCTCCCTGG GAAGTACCGTGTCCGTGTCTAACAAGATTGCCCGGTTGGAGCAAAGAAAGGAGCCATGGACCCTAGGTGTACACTCTTCTAACAAAAGGAGTATTCTCCGAAGCAACTACATCAAGGAAAAGCCGGTTCACGCGACTCAGATCCCTGCGCGCAGTGCGGGGCGAATGTGGGGCGAGCAGCAGCACTGGGGTTTGGAAGACGAGAAAATAGCAGGCGTGCACTGGAGCTATGAGGAGACGAAGACGTTCCTCACGATTCTCAAGGAGTCTCGCTTTTATGAAACGCTGCAGGCTTGTCCCCGGAACAGCCAGGTGTACGGGGCCGTGGCCGAGTGGCTGCGCGAGTGCGGCTTCCTCCGGACGCCGGAGCAGTGCCGGACCAAGTTCAAAAGTCTCCAGAAGAGCTACCGGAAGGTGAGAAACGGCCACGTGCTGGAACCCTGTGCCTTCTTTGAGGACATGGACGCCCTGTTGAACCCCGCAGCCCATGCTTCAGCCGCTGATAAGCCAAAggagattatctctctccccaGACTAAAGAGAGTTGATGTCAATGCTAAAGAACAGACCAGTttgttggaggaggaggaagccgcAGAGGCATCCGATGGTGACGAGAGGGGTGTTGCGTTCATCCGGAAGTCTGAGATTCGTGGCGCCCCTGTCTTGTTCCAGAACCTGAGCG GTGTGCACTGGGGCTACGAGGAAACCAAGACTTTTCTTGATATCCTGCGGGAGACTCGGTTCTACGAAGCCCTCCAAGCCTGTCATCGGAAGAGCAAGCTGTACGGGGCCGTGGCTGAACAACTCCGGGAGTGCGGCTTCCTCCGGACGCCGGAGCAGTGCCGGACCAAGTTCAAAAGCCTCCAGAAGAGCTACCGCAAAGTGAAAAACGGTCACGTGCTGGAGTCCTGTGCGTTCTACAAGGAGATGGACGCGCTGATCAACTCTCGGGCCACTGCCCCTTCCGCCGACACTCCAGAGGAAGTCCCATCACCCtcagggcaagagagagaggaggttgAGATGGAGTCCCAGGAACCCACAGGCTGGGAACCTGAGGAGACCTCACAGGAGGCAACGGGAGAAGATTCTGGCAGCGAGAGAACGAGTGAGGAGGAAATCGTACACGAGTCGGAATTCCAGGGGCCCCCGGGTCTACTGCAAAGCCCGAGCG attTTGAAATTGGACGTAGTATCAAGGAGGATGCAACACAGGTAATCTACAAGGACACGGAACAGCATCGGGCACTGATAGAAAAGTCTAAGAGGGTTGTTTCCCAGAACGCTGATCCAGGTAAATACCGGAAAAGGGAATGCATCTCAGGAAGACAGTGGGAAAGCCTTCAAGCAGCCAGGCAGGGAAAGCTGATGTCTCAGCCTCGAGATTTAGGGAGAGCCGCAGCGCATCCGAGGCCTTTGGTGGGGAGGAGACCCTACCGGCTTCTCAAATACGGAGACGGCTTCGGGAGGAATGCTCGTCTGATGTGCCGGGTCACCCACCAGAAGGAAAACCCTTACCAGTGCGGTGTCTGCGGGAAGTGCTTCGGCAGAAGCAGGAGCCTAATCAGACACCAAAGAATCCACACGGGAGAAAAGCCGTTCAAGTGTCTTGACTGTGGGAAAAGCTTTAACGACTCCTCCAACTTTGGTGCCCACCAGAGAATCCACACGGGGGAGAAGCCCTACAGGTGCGGAGAGTGTGGAAAGTGCTTCAGTCAGAGCTCCAGCCTCATCATCCACCAGAGGACGCACACGGGAGAGAAGCCTTATCAGTGCGGGGAGTGCGGGAAGAGCTTCACCAACAGCTCCCATTTCAGCGCCCACCGCAGGGTGCACACTGGCGAGAACCCCTACAAATGTGTGGACTGTGAAAAAAGCTTCAATAACTGTACGAGGTTTCGCGAGCACCGGAGGATACACACCGGAGAGAAGCCCTACGGCTGTGCCCAGTGTGGCAAACGTTTCAGTAAGAGCTCTGTCCTCGCCAAGCATCGGGAGGTTCATTCCAGAGAGAAGCTTCTGCCACACCCACCGCCCGCCTGTGCCCTGGAGAGCCCGCCTAAGGGAAAGACTGATGACTTCAGGAAAACGTTTTGA
- the AQP8 gene encoding LOW QUALITY PROTEIN: aquaporin-8 (The sequence of the model RefSeq protein was modified relative to this genomic sequence to represent the inferred CDS: inserted 2 bases in 2 codons; deleted 1 base in 1 codon) has product DKSPTAGALSQPAQARAGARVTRALRSAEAAVSVCDAEFVGGKGKQPSVGGRCRESWYERFLQPXSLFIFIGCLSVIENGPDTELLQPASAHGLALGLVIATLGNISGGHFNPAVSLAAMLIGGLNLVMLLPYWISQLXGGLIGAALAKAVSPEDRFWNASGAAFVTVQEPGQVGGAVVVELILTTLLALAVCMGAINEKTQGPLAPFSIGFAVTVDILAGGAVSGACMNPACAFGPAVVANHWDFHWIYWLGPLLGSLLVGVLIRFIIGVGKTRLIFKGR; this is encoded by the exons GATAAGAGCCCGACAGCAGGTGCACTCTCCCAGCCAGCTCAGGCAAGAGCAGGTGCGCGGGTCACTCGGGCCCTGAGGTCTGCGGAG GCGGCTGTGTCCGTATGTGACGCTGAGTTTGTCGGTGGCAAGGGGAAGCAGCCAAGCGTGGGAGGCAGGTGTCGTGAATCCTGGTATGAGCGGTTCCTGCAGC CGTCTCTCTTCATCTTCATCGGGTGCCTGTCGGTCATTGAGAACGGGCCGGACACTGAGCTGCTGCAGCCGGCCTCGGCTCACGGGCTGGCCCTGGGCCTCGTCATCGCCACACTGGGGAATATCAG TGGTGGGCACTTCAACCCTGCGGTGTCCTTGGCGGCCATGCTGATCGGAGGCCTCAACCTGGTGATGCTCCTTCCCTACTGGATCTCCCAGC GCGGGGGGCTGATCGGGGCCGCCTTGGCCAAG GCAGTGAGTCCTGAAGACAGGTTCTGGAACGCGTCTGGGGCGGCCTTTGTGACGGTCCAGGAgccggggcaggtg gggggggcggtggtggtggaGCTGATCCTGACGACCCTGCTGGCACTGGCTGTTTGCATGGGCGCCATCAACGAGAAGACGCAGGGCCCTCTGGCTCCGTTCTCCATTGGCTTTGCCGTCACCGTGGACATCCTGGCCGG GGGTGCTGTGTCCGGAGCCTGCATGAATCCTGCCTGTGCCTTTGGACCTGCTGTGGTGGCCAATCACTGGGACTTCCACTGGATCTACTGGCTGGGCCCGCTCCTGGGGAGCCTCCTCGTAGGAGTGCTTATCAG gttcatcattggtgttgggaaaacccGCCTAATATTTAAGGGACGGTGA